Below is a genomic region from Variovorax sp. J2L1-78.
GCATCGAGTGCACGGCGCACCGTCGCGGGGGCAAGGGGCGGCACGTCGACCGTCACCGGGATGTCGCCGAGGTCGCTGTCGTCCTTGCACTGGCTGGCCGGCAACCGGCGGATCGCGCCGTCGTCGACATCGACGGCATTGGCGATGATGGTCGCGGCCGCGTCGGCCTGCGCGGCCGTGGCGGCGAGCACCGTCACGCTGTCGGCGATGCCCAGCGAGAAGCTGCGGCCGCGCCAGCCGCTGGTGGCGACGCCGCGCACCGGCTGGGCCGCCTCGACGACGAACTGGCCGTCGGTCGTGAGCGGGCCGGCGTCGGCCAGGTCGAACCGGGTGATGTCCGCGAACAGACCGACGCGTGCCGAACGCCCGGCCGCCAGGTGCAGCGCGATGTCGCCACCGTTGTTGACCCAGGCGCGCTCGATGCCGGGTCGGCGATAGAGCGCGATGATCTCGTCGGCCACCGAGCCAGCCACGGCCGCCATCGGCGTGATGAAAGCCGGGCGGAACGGCGCGCAGGCGTTCCACATGCGGCGCGCGATCGGGCCTCGCAAACCACAGGTCGCACCGACGGGCTGGCGCAGCAGCGGCAGCTCACCCACCAACTCACCCAGCAGGGATTCGAAGCGCGCCCATGCCGCCGCATGCGCCGACGCCACGGCCGCAGCATCGCCCTCGGCCTCGATCACCAGATCGATCGGGCCGTGGTGCAGATGCCAACGCTGGGCGTCGAGCAGATGGCGTTCGGCGTGCAAGGTTCAGCCCAGCATCGGCGGCTGGCCGAGCGGCCAGGGGTTGGCGTCATCGATGCGCACCCACTGGCGCGTGACGGGCGCGCCGTCGTCCTGCCACGCACCGCGCGCCAGCGCCTCCTGCAGCGGGAACACATGCTCGACGTGGCCGCCGAGCGCGGCGTAGTCCTCGAGCCGCATGCTGAATTCGATGGGCGCGACGATGGCCGGCGTGGGCACGGTGCCAAAGCTGTTGTCGGGCATGCGCATGACGTCGACCATCACGGTGATGCCGCCGCCCGGCCA
It encodes:
- a CDS encoding UPF0280 family protein; translated protein: MHAERHLLDAQRWHLHHGPIDLVIEAEGDAAAVASAHAAAWARFESLLGELVGELPLLRQPVGATCGLRGPIARRMWNACAPFRPAFITPMAAVAGSVADEIIALYRRPGIERAWVNNGGDIALHLAAGRSARVGLFADITRFDLADAGPLTTDGQFVVEAAQPVRGVATSGWRGRSFSLGIADSVTVLAATAAQADAAATIIANAVDVDDGAIRRLPASQCKDDSDLGDIPVTVDVPPLAPATVRRALDAGAARARSLQTGGNAWAAMLVCQGQWRLVEPLCSITAATPRDAVGSVFA